A stretch of the Arthrobacter sp. PAMC 25486 genome encodes the following:
- a CDS encoding ornithine cyclodeaminase family protein translates to MTLPYIDAARLQELLKPEIAVAALEEALRGGLDPELDSPRIFAPLDAGEFLLMPAQSAKYAGIKVATVAPGNPAQGHPKIQGTYLLLDKGTLAPLATMDGAELTLIRTPAVTVMAIKALLALRGADSAGVVVVLGTSLQADRHIEALAAVCGIETLMIVGRRPEGAQALADKYAGQGMEVRAGTMDDIAGADTIICATSSQVPVFDGNLPSNTAVVAAIGSHGLDAREIDPVLARRADVVVEGRASALREAGDLIPARSSAEWEQRGLATLSDLVSGRFSPAAGRPLLYTGVGMAWEDIVVAGRAFEALSESGTAVH, encoded by the coding sequence ATGACACTGCCCTACATTGACGCTGCACGCCTGCAGGAATTGCTCAAGCCCGAGATTGCCGTGGCCGCCCTCGAGGAGGCGCTGCGCGGCGGCTTGGATCCGGAACTGGATTCGCCCAGGATATTTGCGCCGCTGGATGCCGGGGAATTCTTGCTCATGCCTGCGCAATCGGCCAAGTATGCCGGGATCAAGGTGGCCACCGTGGCGCCAGGAAACCCCGCCCAAGGGCACCCGAAAATCCAGGGCACCTACCTGCTGCTGGACAAGGGCACCCTGGCGCCGCTGGCCACCATGGACGGGGCCGAGCTGACGCTTATCCGCACGCCCGCCGTCACCGTCATGGCCATCAAGGCGCTACTGGCGCTGCGCGGGGCGGACTCGGCCGGGGTCGTGGTGGTGCTCGGTACCTCTTTGCAGGCCGACCGGCACATTGAGGCCCTCGCCGCCGTGTGCGGGATCGAAACACTGATGATCGTGGGACGGCGGCCCGAGGGTGCCCAGGCGCTCGCGGACAAGTATGCCGGGCAGGGCATGGAGGTCCGTGCCGGGACCATGGATGACATTGCCGGGGCCGACACCATCATCTGTGCCACATCCTCACAGGTGCCGGTCTTTGACGGGAACCTGCCCAGCAATACCGCCGTGGTGGCCGCGATTGGTTCGCACGGCTTGGACGCCCGGGAGATCGATCCCGTCCTGGCCCGCCGCGCCGACGTGGTGGTTGAGGGCAGGGCCTCGGCGCTGCGCGAGGCGGGGGATCTGATTCCCGCCCGTTCCTCCGCGGAATGGGAGCAGCGGGGCCTGGCCACACTGTCCGACCTGGTGTCCGGACGTTTTTCTCCCGCAGCCGGCAGGCCGCTGTTGTATACCGGTGTTGGCATGGCGT
- a CDS encoding DUF126 domain-containing protein: MTSNGPETSFTGTTLCAGAGSGTLLALAEPLSFWGGTDRNTGMIIDTHHPQRGTLLGGTVLLMAASRGSSSSSSVLAEQLRAGVGPAAILLTARDAIVCLGVLAAAELYGRQTPVVLLTQADADTLGASAGPAHVSVTAAPGGSAAVVRTLNPQDFLEPQTLGQP; the protein is encoded by the coding sequence ATGACGAGCAATGGGCCTGAAACATCCTTCACCGGAACCACCCTGTGTGCCGGCGCCGGGTCTGGCACGCTGCTGGCATTGGCGGAACCCCTCTCCTTCTGGGGTGGCACCGACAGGAATACCGGAATGATCATCGATACCCATCATCCGCAGCGCGGCACCTTGCTGGGTGGGACCGTCCTGTTGATGGCTGCTTCCCGCGGCTCCAGTTCATCGTCGTCCGTCCTGGCCGAGCAGCTCCGCGCAGGTGTGGGGCCGGCCGCCATCCTGCTCACGGCCCGGGACGCCATCGTCTGCCTTGGCGTGCTGGCGGCAGCGGAACTGTACGGGCGCCAAACCCCCGTGGTGCTGCTGACCCAGGCCGACGCCGATACACTGGGCGCCAGCGCAGGCCCGGCCCACGTGTCGGTGACGGCCGCACCCGGCGGGAGTGCCGCCGTCGTACGTACCTTGAACCCCCAAGACTTCCTCGAACCCCAAACGTTAGGACAACCATGA
- a CDS encoding aconitase X catalytic domain-containing protein has translation MNGAVSGPALFLTPEETAMLDGGHGPGTAMAMRIVVAVAGVLGADRLMPITNAHIDSCLYHGQAGLDFAQKLADLGAKVAVPTTLNTSSLDLLHPGLVRLPPSEAVPARALMDAYRTLGARATWTCAPYQSTERPAFGENIAWAESNAIVFANSVLGARTERYGDFLDICAAVTGRVPHAGLHLSEHRLPAVELDCSQLSTAMLGHEAVWAALGGVVGRLVGERIPLLTGIDPGAVDEDKLKAFGATAASSGGVALFHIAGVTPEALAAGWGGDGASGGTGIGGAGGTGTGGDADPGAPDWEAITPAMVRCMRDELTTADPAAPLDAIALGTPHFSTTEFNQLAGLLQGKPFFSPGCTVWINTSREVLAQARESGHAQAAEERGARIVVDTCTYITPILGPEERAVMTPSGKWAWYAPMNIGVDIIFATLAECVDSALAGKVVRHDEQWA, from the coding sequence GTGAACGGGGCTGTGAGCGGGCCGGCGCTGTTCCTCACCCCCGAGGAAACTGCCATGCTCGACGGCGGCCACGGCCCGGGAACTGCCATGGCCATGCGCATCGTAGTGGCCGTGGCGGGCGTGCTGGGCGCCGACAGGCTCATGCCCATCACGAACGCACACATCGACAGCTGCCTCTACCACGGCCAGGCCGGGCTGGACTTTGCCCAAAAACTTGCCGACCTTGGTGCGAAGGTCGCCGTCCCCACAACACTGAACACCAGCTCGCTTGACCTGCTGCACCCCGGCCTGGTCCGCCTGCCGCCAAGTGAGGCGGTGCCGGCACGTGCACTTATGGACGCCTACCGGACCCTCGGTGCCCGCGCCACGTGGACGTGCGCGCCCTATCAGTCCACCGAACGGCCCGCCTTTGGTGAGAACATCGCCTGGGCCGAATCCAACGCCATCGTCTTCGCCAACTCCGTCCTCGGCGCCCGCACCGAACGTTACGGCGACTTCCTGGACATCTGCGCCGCCGTCACCGGGAGGGTGCCCCATGCGGGGCTGCACCTGAGTGAACACCGGCTGCCCGCCGTCGAGCTTGACTGTTCGCAACTGTCCACGGCGATGCTGGGGCACGAGGCCGTGTGGGCCGCCCTGGGCGGGGTGGTGGGGCGACTGGTGGGGGAGAGGATCCCGCTGCTGACAGGGATCGACCCCGGCGCGGTGGATGAGGACAAGCTCAAGGCCTTCGGGGCCACGGCTGCCTCCTCCGGCGGCGTGGCCCTGTTCCACATTGCCGGCGTGACCCCCGAGGCGCTCGCCGCCGGATGGGGCGGTGACGGAGCCTCCGGCGGGACCGGCATAGGCGGCGCCGGCGGCACTGGGACAGGCGGCGACGCGGACCCTGGGGCCCCAGATTGGGAAGCCATCACACCCGCCATGGTCCGGTGCATGCGCGATGAACTGACGACGGCGGACCCCGCCGCCCCGCTGGATGCAATCGCCCTGGGAACGCCGCACTTTTCAACCACCGAATTCAACCAGCTGGCCGGGCTGCTCCAGGGGAAGCCGTTCTTCAGCCCGGGCTGCACCGTCTGGATCAACACCTCCCGCGAGGTCCTCGCGCAAGCCCGCGAGTCCGGCCACGCCCAAGCTGCGGAGGAACGCGGCGCCCGGATCGTGGTGGATACCTGCACCTACATCACACCCATCTTGGGACCGGAGGAACGCGCCGTCATGACCCCGTCAGGGAAGTGGGCCTGGTATGCGCCCATGAACATTGGTGTGGACATCATCTTCGCCACCCTGGCCGAATGCGTCGACTCCGCCCTCGCCGGAAAGGTGGTCCGCCATGACGAGCAATGGGCCTGA
- a CDS encoding proline racemase family protein: MRSKRVFHAVDSHTEGMPTRVITGGVGTIPGATMAERRQWFIENMDDIRTLLMFEPRGHASMSGAILQPPTRADADFGVLFIEVSGLLPMCGHGTIGVATVLVETGMVPVQEPVTTIRLDTPAGLVVAEVHVVNGAAKAVTITNVPSFSLALDQSVDVPGYGGVRYDMAFGGNFYAVVELDELKLPFERAAKDRLLAAGLAIMAAINEHNPPVHPERADIHGCHHVYLQAPDSTAAHSRHAMAIYPGWFDRSPCGTGTSARMAQLHARGELALDTDFINESFIGTRFTGRLIAETTVGGLPAVIPTITGRAWVTGMGQYLLDPDDPFPAGFLL, encoded by the coding sequence ATGCGCTCCAAGAGGGTGTTTCACGCCGTTGACTCCCACACCGAGGGGATGCCCACCCGGGTCATCACCGGAGGTGTGGGCACCATTCCCGGCGCCACCATGGCAGAACGCCGCCAGTGGTTCATCGAGAACATGGACGACATCCGGACCCTGCTCATGTTTGAACCCCGCGGGCATGCCTCCATGAGCGGAGCCATCCTGCAGCCGCCCACCCGGGCGGACGCCGACTTCGGGGTGCTGTTCATCGAGGTCTCGGGGCTGCTGCCCATGTGCGGTCACGGTACCATCGGCGTGGCCACCGTACTGGTGGAGACCGGCATGGTCCCGGTCCAGGAACCCGTCACCACCATCCGGCTGGACACCCCGGCCGGACTGGTCGTGGCGGAGGTGCACGTGGTAAACGGGGCGGCGAAGGCGGTCACCATCACCAACGTCCCCTCCTTCTCACTGGCCCTGGACCAGTCGGTGGACGTGCCCGGGTACGGAGGCGTCCGGTACGACATGGCGTTCGGCGGAAACTTTTATGCCGTCGTCGAACTTGACGAACTTAAGCTGCCCTTTGAGCGCGCGGCCAAGGACCGGCTGCTGGCCGCGGGGCTGGCCATCATGGCCGCCATCAACGAGCACAACCCGCCCGTGCACCCGGAACGTGCGGACATCCACGGCTGCCACCACGTCTACCTCCAGGCGCCCGACTCCACCGCGGCCCATTCCCGCCACGCCATGGCCATCTATCCGGGCTGGTTTGACCGCTCACCCTGCGGCACGGGAACCAGCGCCCGCATGGCCCAGCTGCACGCCCGCGGCGAACTGGCCCTGGACACCGACTTCATCAACGAGTCCTTCATCGGCACCCGGTTCACTGGCCGGCTCATCGCCGAAACCACCGTGGGCGGACTCCCCGCCGTCATCCCCACCATCACCGGCCGCGCCTGGGTGACGGGGATGGGCCAATACCTCCTGGACCCGGACGACCCCTTCCCGGCAGGATTCCTACTGTGA
- a CDS encoding dihydrodipicolinate synthase family protein, whose amino-acid sequence MTSRTQPWQGIHVATALPFNDDLSVDYVAFGEHVAWLAANGCDGVCPNGSLGEYQTLTDGERARVVETAVAASPEGFTVMPGVAAYGAAESRRWAEQARDAGAASVLALPPNTFRADDDTVMAHYREVAKAGLPIVAYNNPLDTKVDLTPPLLARLHGEGLIVAVKEFTGDVRRAYEIAELAPELDLLVGSDDVLLEMGIAGAVGWIAGYPNAIPQSTVELYNLVTSGNMEDIATALPIYRDLHALLRWDSKVEFVQSIKLSMDMVGRKGGACRQPRLPLSPGLTARITADTEAVLAKGYK is encoded by the coding sequence ATGACATCACGTACCCAGCCCTGGCAGGGCATCCACGTTGCCACGGCGCTTCCCTTCAATGATGACCTCAGCGTCGACTATGTCGCGTTTGGTGAGCATGTGGCCTGGCTTGCGGCCAATGGTTGCGACGGCGTCTGCCCCAACGGTTCCCTCGGCGAGTACCAGACGCTGACCGATGGGGAGCGGGCCAGGGTGGTGGAGACGGCCGTTGCCGCATCCCCGGAGGGCTTCACCGTCATGCCGGGCGTCGCCGCCTATGGTGCCGCGGAATCCCGGCGCTGGGCCGAGCAGGCACGCGACGCCGGTGCCGCGTCCGTGCTGGCGCTGCCGCCGAACACGTTCCGGGCCGACGATGACACCGTCATGGCCCACTACCGGGAAGTGGCCAAGGCGGGCCTGCCGATCGTGGCGTACAACAACCCCCTCGACACCAAGGTTGACCTCACGCCGCCGCTGCTGGCACGCCTGCACGGCGAGGGCCTGATTGTGGCCGTGAAGGAGTTCACCGGCGATGTGCGCCGGGCCTACGAGATCGCCGAGCTGGCGCCGGAGCTGGACCTGCTGGTGGGCTCCGACGACGTGCTGCTGGAAATGGGCATCGCAGGAGCGGTCGGCTGGATCGCCGGCTACCCCAACGCCATCCCGCAAAGCACGGTGGAACTGTACAACCTCGTCACCAGCGGCAACATGGAGGACATCGCCACGGCGCTACCCATCTATCGCGACTTGCATGCCTTGCTGCGGTGGGACTCCAAGGTGGAATTTGTGCAGTCCATCAAGCTGTCCATGGACATGGTGGGCCGCAAGGGCGGTGCTTGCCGCCAGCCCCGCCTGCCGCTCTCCCCTGGCCTGACGGCACGCATCACCGCCGACACCGAGGCCGTCCTGGCCAAGGGCTACAAGTAG
- a CDS encoding alpha/beta fold hydrolase, producing the protein MNETKYIIPGMAVTDFFTTVPLDWFDPAATETITVFARELMDPVRRHEDLPVMVFLQGGPGGKGPRPLSPAGWIGQALKTHRVLLLDQRGTGRSTRIDAATMARFGEGAAGAAAGADYLSHFRADSIVSDAEHIRKTRFGGRRWSTMGQSYGGFLTLTYLSRAPEALEACYVTGGLASIWPDASEVYRRTFPRTAGKNHEFYARYPHQLKQAAAVADHLANHDVRLPDGDRLTVRRFQTLGIDYGMKPGFERMHWLLEEAFTEAGTLSDGFLAQVLARTSFADNPLFAALQESIYSHGGNGPTNWAAQRERDNHPEFAETARPLMFTGEMMFPWMFEEIRLLRPFAGAVNELARRETFSELYDLDRLAANEVPVAAAVYFDDMYVDAGLQLATASAVGNVHAWVTNEFEHDGIGDDKVFAYLRSTIDRLGGGITT; encoded by the coding sequence ATGAACGAAACTAAATACATCATCCCCGGCATGGCCGTCACGGACTTCTTCACCACCGTCCCGCTGGACTGGTTCGACCCTGCGGCCACGGAGACCATCACCGTGTTTGCCCGCGAACTCATGGACCCCGTCCGCCGCCACGAGGACCTGCCCGTGATGGTGTTCCTGCAGGGCGGCCCCGGAGGAAAGGGCCCCCGCCCCCTCAGCCCCGCCGGCTGGATTGGGCAGGCACTGAAAACACACCGCGTGCTCCTGCTGGACCAGCGCGGCACGGGCCGCAGCACCCGCATCGACGCCGCCACCATGGCGCGTTTCGGCGAGGGTGCGGCGGGGGCTGCCGCCGGTGCCGACTATCTGTCCCACTTCCGCGCGGATTCGATAGTGTCCGACGCCGAACACATCCGCAAGACCCGCTTCGGCGGCCGCCGCTGGTCAACCATGGGGCAAAGCTATGGCGGCTTCCTGACGCTGACATACCTGTCCCGGGCGCCCGAGGCATTGGAGGCCTGCTATGTCACCGGCGGGCTGGCCAGCATCTGGCCGGACGCCTCCGAGGTGTACCGGCGCACGTTCCCGCGCACGGCCGGGAAAAACCATGAATTTTATGCCCGCTACCCGCACCAGCTGAAACAGGCCGCCGCAGTGGCGGACCACCTGGCCAACCATGACGTCCGCCTGCCCGACGGCGACCGGCTCACCGTGCGCCGATTCCAGACCCTCGGCATCGACTACGGCATGAAGCCCGGCTTCGAGCGCATGCACTGGCTGCTGGAGGAGGCCTTCACGGAAGCGGGCACCCTCAGCGATGGTTTCCTGGCCCAGGTCCTGGCCCGCACCTCCTTCGCCGACAACCCGCTGTTCGCCGCCCTGCAGGAGAGCATCTACTCCCACGGCGGCAACGGCCCCACCAACTGGGCGGCCCAGCGGGAACGGGACAACCACCCCGAATTTGCGGAGACGGCACGGCCCCTGATGTTCACGGGCGAGATGATGTTCCCGTGGATGTTTGAGGAGATCCGCCTGCTGCGCCCCTTTGCCGGGGCCGTCAACGAGCTGGCGCGGCGCGAGACCTTCAGCGAACTGTATGACCTGGACCGCCTCGCCGCGAACGAGGTCCCTGTTGCCGCCGCCGTCTACTTTGACGACATGTACGTGGACGCCGGGCTGCAACTGGCCACGGCGTCCGCCGTGGGCAACGTCCACGCCTGGGTCACGAACGAGTTTGAACATGACGGCATTGGTGACGACAAGGTCTTTGCCTACCTGCGCTCAACCATCGACCGGCTGGGCGGTGGAATCACCACCTGA
- a CDS encoding proline racemase family protein, with translation MAPERVQSKQREQHLVEAATWRVATVDYHTAGEPFRIVPELPFDISGATVLDRRESAQTGPANILRQLLVNEPRGHADMYGGFIVPPNDSGAHLGVLFWHKDGFSTACGHGTIALGAWAVESGLVTAADDGDTDVVIDVPSGRVTARVTMVAGHVDAVTFLNVPSAVMARSITVDTVDFGKLEVDVLWGGALYASLPARAAGLEVTPSCLNQLIEAGRQIKATLSGNPAARHPSEPRLDGIYGTIFHEPAGGGGNLAQRNVTIFADGQVDRSPCGSGTAARVASLDDSGELADGAVLDHYSIVDSHFSAHVAAREPSGVVVGVRGTAHLVAHCLFTLDPRDALGLGFVLR, from the coding sequence TTGGCGCCTGAGCGGGTACAGAGCAAGCAGCGGGAACAGCATTTGGTAGAGGCCGCGACGTGGCGGGTCGCCACGGTGGATTACCACACGGCGGGGGAGCCGTTCCGGATTGTCCCGGAACTACCCTTCGACATCAGCGGCGCCACGGTCCTTGACCGGCGTGAAAGCGCCCAGACGGGCCCTGCCAATATTCTGCGGCAGCTGCTGGTCAACGAGCCGCGCGGCCATGCTGACATGTACGGCGGCTTCATTGTGCCGCCCAATGATTCCGGCGCCCACCTGGGTGTTTTGTTCTGGCACAAGGACGGCTTTTCCACCGCCTGCGGCCACGGCACCATCGCCCTGGGTGCGTGGGCCGTGGAAAGTGGTCTGGTCACTGCCGCGGACGACGGCGACACGGACGTGGTCATCGACGTTCCCTCAGGGCGGGTCACGGCCCGGGTGACGATGGTGGCCGGCCACGTGGACGCCGTCACCTTCCTCAACGTCCCCTCCGCCGTCATGGCCCGGTCCATCACGGTGGACACGGTGGACTTTGGCAAGCTGGAGGTGGATGTGCTGTGGGGCGGGGCGCTGTACGCCTCCCTGCCGGCACGCGCCGCGGGACTGGAGGTCACGCCGTCGTGCCTCAACCAACTGATCGAGGCCGGGCGGCAAATCAAGGCCACACTGTCCGGGAATCCGGCCGCCAGGCACCCCAGCGAGCCGCGGCTGGACGGCATTTACGGCACCATCTTCCATGAGCCGGCGGGCGGCGGCGGGAACCTGGCCCAGCGCAATGTGACCATTTTTGCCGACGGGCAGGTTGACCGCTCACCCTGTGGCTCCGGCACGGCGGCACGGGTGGCCTCACTGGATGACTCCGGCGAACTGGCCGACGGCGCGGTGCTGGACCACTATTCCATTGTCGATTCACACTTTTCGGCACACGTGGCGGCCCGGGAGCCGTCCGGGGTGGTGGTCGGCGTCCGCGGCACCGCCCACCTGGTGGCGCACTGCCTGTTCACCCTTGACCCGAGGGATGCGCTGGGGCTGGGCTTCGTGCTGCGTTGA
- a CDS encoding ABC transporter ATP-binding protein: MLEFENVEVFYGKIQALRGMNIRVEEGEIVSLLGNNGAGKTTTLSTASAIVKSHAGKISFAGTDITKAKPWEVVGAGLIHVPEGRRIFSTLSVTENLQLGGYLVKDRGAVSKRMKEVFEMLPLLAERRNQQGGTLSGGEQQMLAIGRALIAGPKMLMLDEPSMGLAPLIVAQVMAVIKDVNANGTTVLLVEQNARAALKITSRGYVIESGVTTMTGTGPELLADSRIVEAYLGA, translated from the coding sequence ATGCTGGAATTTGAGAACGTGGAAGTGTTTTACGGCAAGATCCAGGCACTGCGCGGGATGAACATCCGGGTCGAGGAGGGCGAGATCGTCTCGCTGCTGGGCAACAACGGGGCGGGGAAGACCACCACACTGTCCACGGCGTCGGCCATCGTGAAATCCCACGCGGGCAAGATCAGCTTTGCCGGCACCGACATCACGAAAGCGAAACCGTGGGAGGTGGTGGGTGCCGGGCTTATTCATGTTCCCGAGGGGCGGCGGATCTTCTCCACCCTGAGTGTCACGGAGAACCTGCAACTGGGCGGCTACCTCGTTAAGGACAGGGGTGCGGTCAGCAAGCGGATGAAGGAAGTTTTTGAGATGCTGCCGCTGCTGGCCGAACGCCGCAACCAACAAGGCGGCACGCTGTCAGGGGGGGAGCAGCAAATGCTGGCCATCGGGCGGGCGCTCATCGCCGGGCCGAAAATGCTGATGCTGGATGAACCATCCATGGGACTGGCGCCGCTGATCGTGGCCCAGGTCATGGCGGTCATCAAGGACGTCAACGCCAACGGCACCACGGTTTTGCTGGTGGAACAAAACGCGCGTGCGGCCCTGAAGATCACCAGCCGCGGCTATGTCATTGAAAGCGGGGTCACCACCATGACAGGAACAGGGCCGGAACTGCTGGCCGATTCACGGATTGTTGAGGCATACCTTGGCGCCTGA
- a CDS encoding ABC transporter ATP-binding protein: MSPLLEVKDLQIAFGGVKAVNGLSFTADAGEIVSVIGPNGAGKTSAFNCITGFYKPVSGTVTVDGQDVTGKRPAVIAATGVTRTFQNLRLFPDLTVLDNVRGGMHLYGGQNFLDSLFHTPRYRKSEAFYTSEAHRWLDFVGYKGGRGIPVRNLAYGQQRQVEMARAMARKAKLVLLDEPGAGLNHSEKRDLLALCRKIRDEGAAVVLIEHDMGVVMEVSERVVVMNFGKEIADGTPAEVKKNPAVIEAYLGKEDEPEEGGS; the protein is encoded by the coding sequence ATGAGCCCGCTGCTTGAGGTGAAGGACCTGCAAATCGCCTTTGGCGGCGTCAAGGCCGTCAACGGGCTCAGTTTTACGGCCGACGCCGGCGAGATCGTCTCCGTCATCGGCCCCAACGGCGCCGGCAAAACCAGCGCCTTCAACTGCATCACCGGCTTCTACAAGCCCGTCAGTGGCACCGTCACCGTGGACGGGCAGGACGTCACCGGCAAGCGCCCGGCCGTGATCGCCGCAACGGGGGTGACCCGCACCTTCCAGAACCTGCGCCTGTTCCCCGACCTGACGGTCCTGGACAACGTCAGGGGAGGCATGCACCTGTACGGCGGGCAGAACTTCCTGGACTCCTTGTTCCACACGCCCCGCTACCGTAAAAGTGAGGCGTTTTACACGTCCGAGGCCCACCGCTGGCTGGACTTTGTGGGCTACAAGGGAGGCCGCGGCATCCCCGTGCGAAACCTTGCCTACGGCCAGCAGCGACAGGTGGAAATGGCCCGCGCCATGGCCCGCAAGGCCAAGCTGGTACTCCTGGATGAGCCCGGCGCCGGCCTGAACCACTCGGAGAAACGAGACCTGCTGGCCTTGTGCCGCAAGATCCGGGACGAGGGCGCCGCCGTCGTGCTTATTGAACATGACATGGGGGTGGTCATGGAGGTGAGCGAGCGGGTGGTGGTCATGAACTTTGGCAAGGAAATTGCCGACGGCACCCCTGCGGAAGTGAAGAAGAATCCGGCCGTGATCGAGGCGTATCTGGGCAAGGAAGACGAACCGGAAGAAGGTGGGTCCTGA
- a CDS encoding branched-chain amino acid ABC transporter permease: MSENVDTSTAPRRIGKPASRVSRLFESKQLGWAAFAIAVIFPFLIANNYAMNIATTAVIFVLLASGLNIVVGYCGLLDLGYIAFMAVGAYTAGIVSKAFEMPILFTIPAVVLMCILAGLIIGGPTLRLRSDYLAIVTLGFGEIIRLTANNLEITGGPSGIYGIPGVELFGVDLSNPVPFYYFCVVVVGLLVLGSARLGRSRLGRAWRFVREDEDAAEAMGIHTYKVKLAAYIFGAIWGGIGGMLFASHLSAISPQSFVFLQSALVLMAVVLGGMGNTRGVVVGAVVISLLPEFLRDMGNLRYVIFGVVLVAVMVLRPQGFWPARAYEPEKDGPGKDDGGTGPGAHGGKRSRRKKMAPASSASNAGPATGEDG, from the coding sequence ATGAGTGAGAACGTCGACACTTCCACCGCCCCGCGCCGGATCGGCAAACCCGCCAGCCGCGTCTCACGCCTCTTTGAAAGCAAGCAGCTCGGCTGGGCGGCCTTCGCGATCGCCGTCATCTTCCCGTTCCTGATTGCCAACAACTACGCCATGAACATCGCCACCACGGCCGTGATCTTCGTCTTGCTGGCCTCGGGCCTGAACATTGTGGTGGGCTACTGCGGCCTGCTGGACCTGGGCTACATCGCCTTCATGGCGGTGGGGGCGTACACGGCCGGCATCGTGTCCAAGGCCTTTGAAATGCCCATCCTGTTCACCATCCCGGCCGTCGTGCTCATGTGCATCCTGGCCGGGCTCATCATCGGCGGCCCCACGCTCCGGCTGCGCAGCGACTACCTGGCCATCGTGACGCTCGGCTTCGGTGAGATCATCCGCCTGACGGCCAACAACCTGGAGATCACCGGAGGGCCCTCCGGCATCTACGGCATCCCCGGGGTGGAATTGTTCGGCGTGGACCTCTCCAACCCGGTGCCGTTCTACTACTTCTGTGTGGTGGTGGTGGGACTGCTGGTCCTGGGCTCGGCCCGGCTGGGCAGGTCGCGGCTGGGCCGGGCCTGGCGCTTTGTCCGCGAGGACGAGGACGCCGCCGAGGCCATGGGCATCCACACCTACAAGGTCAAACTGGCCGCCTACATTTTCGGCGCCATCTGGGGAGGCATCGGCGGCATGCTGTTCGCCTCGCACCTCTCCGCCATCTCCCCGCAATCCTTCGTGTTCCTGCAGTCCGCACTGGTCCTGATGGCCGTAGTGCTCGGCGGCATGGGCAACACCCGCGGCGTGGTGGTCGGTGCCGTGGTCATCTCGCTGCTGCCCGAATTCCTGCGCGACATGGGCAACCTGCGCTACGTGATCTTCGGTGTTGTGCTGGTGGCCGTCATGGTCCTGCGCCCCCAGGGCTTCTGGCCTGCCAGGGCCTATGAGCCCGAGAAGGATGGGCCGGGGAAAGACGACGGCGGCACCGGACCAGGTGCCCACGGCGGCAAACGTTCGCGCAGGAAGAAAATGGCCCCTGCCAGTTCTGCGAGCAATGCCGGTCCCGCGACAGGAGAAGACGGATGA
- a CDS encoding branched-chain amino acid ABC transporter permease has protein sequence MTQLIWNGLFVGSFYALIALGYSMVYGIIKLLNFAHGDIYMLGAFIGFATLSSFGIIPASMSITALLLVLLLTMIITGGIGVGIERLAYRPLRNSPRLAVLITAVGASFTLEYGVSAIAGPNPRVFPVRLQGQTFDVLGARISAPQIVLMFVAVILMLSLNSYIQRTSMGRAMRAIALDPKGSLLMGINVNKVITWTFFIGSALAGAAGVMAGAYYGKIDFLMGFIIGLKAFTAAVIGGIGNIKGAMLGGLLLGLLEAFGSQWLGGQWRDVFTFAVLIAFLTLKPTGLLGERVTERV, from the coding sequence ATGACTCAGCTAATCTGGAACGGCCTCTTTGTAGGCTCTTTTTACGCGCTTATCGCCCTGGGCTATTCAATGGTCTACGGCATCATCAAACTTCTAAACTTCGCCCACGGTGACATTTACATGCTGGGCGCCTTCATCGGCTTTGCCACGCTGAGCTCCTTTGGCATCATCCCGGCCTCCATGTCCATCACCGCGCTGCTGCTGGTGCTGCTGCTGACCATGATCATCACCGGCGGCATCGGCGTGGGCATTGAACGCCTCGCCTACCGGCCGCTGCGGAATTCGCCGCGCCTGGCGGTGCTGATCACCGCGGTGGGTGCCTCCTTCACGCTGGAATACGGTGTCAGTGCCATCGCCGGCCCCAACCCGCGAGTGTTCCCCGTCCGCCTCCAGGGCCAGACCTTCGACGTCCTGGGCGCCCGCATCTCCGCACCCCAAATCGTCCTCATGTTCGTGGCCGTGATCCTCATGCTCAGCCTGAACTCCTACATCCAGCGGACGTCCATGGGACGCGCCATGCGGGCCATCGCCTTGGACCCCAAGGGCTCGCTGCTCATGGGCATCAACGTCAACAAGGTCATCACCTGGACGTTCTTCATCGGCTCGGCGCTCGCCGGTGCCGCGGGTGTCATGGCAGGCGCCTACTACGGCAAGATCGACTTCCTCATGGGGTTCATCATCGGGCTGAAGGCGTTCACCGCCGCCGTCATTGGCGGCATCGGCAACATCAAGGGCGCCATGTTGGGCGGGCTGCTGCTTGGGTTGCTTGAGGCCTTCGGCTCCCAGTGGCTGGGTGGGCAGTGGCGCGACGTGTTCACCTTCGCCGTGCTGATCGCCTTCCTGACCCTGAAACCCACCGGCCTGTTGGGCGAACGTGTGACGGAGCGTGTCTAA